The following are encoded together in the Lactuca sativa cultivar Salinas chromosome 1, Lsat_Salinas_v11, whole genome shotgun sequence genome:
- the LOC111900800 gene encoding uncharacterized protein LOC111900800, with protein sequence MELPLIDLAPYVDVVTGKFSCDELLHPELKKVCSEVSRSFRETGALLVRDPRCPNEDNDRFIDMMEKYFEQPEEVKRLQERPHQHYQVGSTPGGVEIPRSLVDMEMQKNLRALPKDRRPAIPTGPDLKSRYMWRVGPRPSNTRFKELNSAPVLPEGFPEWKKIMDSWGFKMISTVEAVAELAAIGFDLPKDSFTNLMKLGPHLLAPTGSDLGRHGEEGTVFAAYHYDINFLTIHYKSKFPGLFIWLRNGERVEVNVPDGCLLIQAGKQLEWMTAGDCKAGMHEVVVTQKTIDAVNAAKRENRCLWRVSSTLFSNVASDAVLKPLGHFAKSPTADKYPAMYAGEYFEKELAVINLKGKDGA encoded by the exons ATGGAGCTACCTCTGATCGATCTGGCGCCATATGTGGACGTAGTGACCGGAAAATTTAGCTGCGACGAGCTCCTCCATCCAGAACTGAAGAAGGTGTGTTCGGAGGTTAGTCGGAGCTTCAGAGAAACCGGAGCTCTGCTCGTTAGAGACCCGAGATGCCCAAATGAAGATAATGATCGGTTTATTGATATGATGGAGAAGTACTTCGAACAGCCGGAGGAAGTTAAGCGTCTTCAGGAGCGTCCTCACCAGCATTATCAG GTTGGTTCGACGCCGGGGGGAGTCGAGATTCCCCGGAGTTTGGTAGATATGGAAATGCAAAAGAACCTGAGAGCACTGCCCAAAGATCGTCGGCCTGCTATTCCAACTGGCCCTGACCTCAAGTCCCGATACATGTGGAGGGTTGGCCCTCGGCCATCCAATACTCGTTTCAAG GAATTGAACTCTGCGCCAGTCCTACCAGAAGGCTTCCCCGAGTGGAAAAAGATCATGGATTCATGGGGATTTAAAATGATATCGACAGTAGAGGCTGTTGCTGAATTGGCTGCAATAGGATTTGACCTACCAAAGGATTCATTCACTAATCTAATGAAGCTC GGCCCACATCTTCTTGCTCCAACAGGAAGTGACCTTGGACGTCATGGAGAAGAGGGAACAGTGTTTGCTGCATATCATTACGACATCAACTTTCTAACAATTCACTACAAGAGTAAGTTCCCCGGTCTATTTATTTGGCTAAGGAACGGGGAGAGAGTTGAAGTGAATGTTCCAGACGGGTGTCTTCTTATTCAAGCTGGAAAACAG TTGGAATGGATGACTGCTGGTGACTGTAAGGCCGGTATGCATGAAGTTGTGGTAACTCAAAAAACAATCGATGCAGTTAATGCTGCAAAACGAGAAAATCGATGCCTCTGGAGGGTATCCTCAACA CTATTTTCCAACGTAGCATCTGATGCTGTGTTGAAGCCGTTGGGTCATTTTGCAAAATCTCCAACTGCTGATAAGTATCCGGCCATGTATGCTGGAGAATATTTTGAGAAGGAGCTTGCTGTCATTAATCTTAAAGGAAAGGACGGGGCGTAA